The following coding sequences are from one Rutidosis leptorrhynchoides isolate AG116_Rl617_1_P2 chromosome 11, CSIRO_AGI_Rlap_v1, whole genome shotgun sequence window:
- the LOC139877446 gene encoding copper transporter 6-like, producing MDGGHMNGMSDMSPPTATATPPPPTMHHHVMMHMTFFWGKNGEILFPGWPGTNSGMYALVLIFVFFLAVLVEFLSHSRFVRNGSGPVTAGMVQTLVHTIRAGLAYMVMLAVMSFNGGVFLVAVAGHAVGFLVFGTLIFKKQPTTAVGGDKSSDLSPMICA from the coding sequence ATGGACGGTGGTCACATGAACGGCATGTCAGATATGTCACCACCAACAGCCAccgcaacaccaccaccaccaacaatgcACCATCACGTGATGATGCACATGACTTTTTTCTGGGGCAAAAACGGTGAAATTCTATTCCCGGGTTGGCCCGGAACTAATTCGGGTATGTACGCTTTAGttcttatatttgtattttttcttgCTGTTCTTGTTGAGTTTTTATCTCATTCCCGGTTCGTTCGGAATGGGTCCGGTCCTGTTACAGCCGGGATGGTTCAGACTTTGGTGCATACTATTCGGGCCGGGTTGGCTTATATGGTTATGTTGGCTGTTATGTCGTTTAATGGGGGTGTGTTTTTGGTGGCGGTTGCGGGTCACGCGGTTGGGTTTTTAGTGTTCGGGACTTTGATTTTTAAGAAACAACCTACGACGGCGGTTGGTGGTGATAAGAGCTCAGATCTGTCCCCGATGATTTGTGCTTGA